One Chloroflexota bacterium genomic region harbors:
- a CDS encoding adenine phosphoribosyltransferase, translating into MIDLASRIRDVPDFPQKGILFKDITTLLKDGAAFHESIDQITRRVQGWNVDLVVGMESRGFIFAAPIAYNLGVGFAPVRKLGKLPAETISAEYALEYGTNTLELHTDAVTEGQRVLVVDDLLATGGTVGATIDLVERLGGEVAGTAFLVELTFLDGRRRLEGYRVTSLVSY; encoded by the coding sequence ATGATCGACCTCGCCAGCCGCATTCGCGACGTCCCGGACTTCCCGCAGAAGGGCATCCTCTTCAAGGACATCACCACGCTCCTGAAGGACGGAGCGGCCTTTCACGAGTCCATCGACCAGATCACGAGGCGGGTCCAGGGGTGGAACGTCGATCTGGTAGTCGGGATGGAATCGCGCGGGTTCATCTTCGCCGCGCCGATCGCCTACAACCTCGGCGTCGGGTTTGCGCCCGTCCGCAAGCTCGGCAAGCTCCCGGCCGAAACGATCTCGGCCGAATACGCGCTGGAGTACGGCACCAACACCCTGGAATTGCACACCGACGCCGTGACCGAGGGACAGCGGGTGCTGGTGGTGGACGATCTGCTGGCAACCGGCGGAACCGTCGGTGCGACCATCGACCTGGTCGAGCGGCTCGGCGGCGAGGTCGCCGGCACGGCGTTCCTGGTGGAGCTGACCTTCCTCGACGGCCGTCGCCGGCTCGAAGGGTATCGGGTGACGTCGCTGGTCTCGTACTGA